In Mycolicibacterium phocaicum, one DNA window encodes the following:
- a CDS encoding DEAD/DEAH box helicase — translation MTEPFDLLHPGVQYHIANTLRWDGLRPTQAAAVEPILSGGDALVLAPTAGGKTEAAMFPVLSRMATEDWQGVSVLYICPLRALLNNLQPRVDGYCRWLGRSAAVWHGDVSQSQRQRILVERPDVLLTTPESIESMLVSTKVDPRMLFAGLQTVVVDEIHAFAGDDRGWHLLAVLERLCRIAGRKLQRIGLSATVGNPDQLLAWLQGGFRSQACSVVAPAAPPTAVQPEITVDFVGSISNAATVIASLHHGEKRLVFVDSRRQAEELGAALRGHGIETYLSHSSLSAAERRRSEEAFAEARDTVIVATSTLELGIDVGDLDRVIQIGSTRTVASFLQRLGRTGRRAGTVRNCLFLAIDDESVLLAAGMLKRWSDGWVEPIAPPPHPRHIAAQQLMALCLQEHRLALGEWAQWWGDLPVFDSAAPQIVDHLVAEGFFELDGPFLHIGPEAERRFGRRYFSDLTAVFTAPPEFVVLAGRIEVGTIGTDLLTEQTEGPRALLLAGRSWTVTHIDWERRRCFVEPAKEGGKAKWSGTGAGLSYDIARGIRSVLLGSLPAGVTFTSRATNSLASLRQTYGGNVSTDRLIVRLPDGSQGRWWTWAGTAANRTLQASLPDLVDPRQRIDEKSIRLLPYVSAERFAAALATVEWTDPPVDEAALRGLKFSAALPRGLAMHTVGARLGDVQSAMDVVNGPRMIVR, via the coding sequence GACCGAACCGTTCGACCTGTTGCACCCCGGGGTGCAGTATCACATCGCAAACACCTTGCGCTGGGACGGGCTTCGTCCCACCCAGGCCGCTGCCGTCGAACCCATCCTGTCCGGCGGGGATGCCTTGGTATTGGCCCCCACTGCGGGTGGAAAAACCGAAGCCGCGATGTTCCCGGTGCTGTCGCGGATGGCGACCGAGGACTGGCAAGGGGTTTCGGTCCTCTATATCTGCCCACTGCGGGCGCTGCTGAATAACTTGCAGCCCCGCGTTGACGGCTATTGTCGCTGGCTGGGCCGCTCGGCCGCGGTCTGGCACGGTGATGTGAGTCAGAGCCAGCGCCAACGGATTCTGGTCGAACGTCCCGATGTTCTGCTGACCACGCCTGAATCCATCGAATCAATGCTGGTGTCTACCAAGGTCGATCCGCGGATGTTGTTCGCCGGCCTGCAGACGGTGGTGGTCGACGAAATTCATGCCTTCGCCGGCGACGACCGCGGCTGGCATCTATTGGCGGTGTTGGAGCGGCTGTGTCGCATCGCCGGGCGGAAACTGCAACGCATCGGGTTGTCGGCGACTGTCGGTAATCCTGATCAGCTGTTGGCGTGGCTGCAGGGCGGATTCCGGTCCCAGGCCTGCTCGGTTGTTGCACCCGCAGCGCCCCCAACCGCCGTTCAACCCGAAATCACCGTCGATTTCGTCGGCTCAATCAGTAACGCCGCCACAGTGATTGCGTCGCTTCATCACGGCGAGAAGCGACTGGTGTTCGTCGATAGCCGTCGTCAGGCCGAAGAGCTCGGGGCTGCCTTGCGCGGCCACGGGATCGAAACCTACCTATCTCATTCGTCGCTGTCGGCAGCTGAGCGCCGGCGTTCCGAAGAAGCCTTCGCCGAGGCCCGCGACACCGTCATTGTCGCGACCTCGACGCTGGAACTCGGTATCGACGTGGGCGATCTGGACCGCGTCATCCAGATCGGGTCGACGCGTACCGTCGCGTCGTTTCTGCAGCGACTCGGACGAACTGGGCGACGGGCTGGCACTGTGCGCAACTGCCTGTTCCTCGCAATCGATGACGAAAGCGTGCTCCTTGCGGCCGGCATGCTCAAGCGTTGGTCCGACGGATGGGTGGAACCCATTGCGCCACCGCCACATCCCCGGCACATCGCGGCGCAGCAGCTGATGGCATTGTGTCTGCAAGAGCATCGGCTCGCTCTCGGCGAGTGGGCTCAGTGGTGGGGCGATCTGCCGGTCTTCGACTCGGCCGCGCCCCAGATCGTGGATCACCTTGTCGCCGAAGGTTTTTTCGAGCTCGATGGACCATTCCTCCACATCGGACCCGAGGCCGAGCGCCGATTCGGCCGACGGTACTTCTCCGACCTGACCGCGGTATTCACTGCGCCACCGGAATTCGTGGTCCTGGCCGGTCGGATCGAGGTCGGGACGATTGGCACCGACCTCCTGACCGAGCAGACCGAGGGGCCACGCGCGCTACTCCTGGCCGGACGGTCGTGGACGGTCACACACATCGACTGGGAACGACGGCGGTGTTTCGTCGAGCCCGCCAAGGAGGGCGGCAAGGCCAAATGGTCCGGTACCGGTGCCGGTCTGTCCTACGACATTGCCCGCGGCATCCGCTCGGTCCTCCTGGGCTCGTTGCCTGCCGGTGTCACCTTCACCTCGCGCGCAACCAATAGCCTTGCCTCACTGCGTCAAACGTACGGCGGCAACGTGTCGACTGACCGGCTGATCGTCCGACTCCCCGATGGGTCCCAGGGCCGCTGGTGGACCTGGGCGGGCACCGCAGCCAACCGAACATTGCAGGCCTCCCTGCCTGACCTCGTCGACCCACGACAGCGGATCGACGAAAAGTCCATACGACTGTTGCCCTATGTGAGCGCCGAACGTTTCGCGGCGGCGTTGGCCACTGTCGAGTGGACCGACCCACCTGTCGACGAAGCAGCACTCCGCGGGCTCAAATTCTCTGCGGCGCTACCTCGTGGATTGGCCATGCACACCGTCGGAGCCAGACTCGGCGATGTGCAATCTGCAATGGACGTAGTCAACGGTCCGAGGATGATTGTCCGGTGA
- a CDS encoding TrmH family RNA methyltransferase, producing MIAAPLWPKYGVNLGTLLRTCDAVGACLAVPHLPWVPDALKQGDTLRRRPCIHWIYGDVGRWLGRQRGGGSNIVGVELTHQSIRLADLPTARGRTVIVLGNESNGIPEEAMRHVDVAVEIPMIGSGHSLNVAVAGSLVLYKVAGLI from the coding sequence TTGATCGCCGCGCCGCTGTGGCCCAAATACGGCGTCAACCTCGGTACCTTGCTACGGACCTGCGACGCCGTCGGCGCCTGCCTTGCCGTCCCGCACTTGCCGTGGGTGCCGGACGCGCTCAAGCAGGGCGACACGCTCCGCCGCCGCCCGTGCATCCATTGGATATACGGCGACGTCGGTCGCTGGCTCGGACGGCAACGCGGAGGCGGGTCCAACATCGTCGGGGTCGAGCTGACTCACCAGTCGATCCGACTGGCGGACCTGCCCACCGCTCGTGGCCGCACAGTCATCGTCCTCGGCAACGAAAGCAACGGCATCCCTGAAGAAGCAATGCGCCACGTCGACGTCGCAGTCGAAATCCCGATGATCGGCAGTGGGCACAGTCTCAATGTCGCCGTCGCCGGATCCCTCGTGCTGTACAAGGTCGCCGGACTGATCTGA
- a CDS encoding type II toxin-antitoxin system VapB family antitoxin, with amino-acid sequence MTRTNIDIDDHACEVVMRRFHLTSKRDAVNFALRNLAQEALDLKAARELRGSGWDADLDELRSDRVR; translated from the coding sequence ATGACCCGCACAAACATCGACATCGACGACCATGCGTGCGAGGTCGTCATGCGAAGGTTCCATTTGACCAGCAAGCGAGACGCGGTGAACTTCGCGTTGCGCAATCTCGCCCAGGAAGCATTGGACCTCAAAGCGGCCCGAGAACTCCGCGGGTCCGGATGGGACGCCGATCTCGATGAATTGCGCAGCGACCGCGTCCGATGA
- the vapC gene encoding type II toxin-antitoxin system VapC family toxin encodes MILVDTSAWIEFLRNTGSGVCVRVDELLAEPIAICAPVQMEILAGARNDRHLKDLRGLLARAQTLPTSPTDYEDAATIYRVCRRRGETVRRLIDCLIAAHAIREQIPILHSDGDFDAIARHTSLQLDTSPRPD; translated from the coding sequence ATGATCCTCGTTGACACGTCAGCCTGGATCGAGTTTCTAAGGAACACCGGGAGCGGTGTGTGCGTGCGAGTCGACGAGCTACTCGCCGAGCCGATCGCGATCTGCGCTCCCGTCCAGATGGAAATCCTCGCCGGGGCCCGAAACGACCGCCACCTCAAGGATCTTCGTGGCCTGTTGGCACGCGCACAAACTCTACCGACATCCCCCACTGACTATGAAGACGCCGCAACCATTTACCGCGTCTGTCGGCGTCGCGGTGAAACCGTACGCAGGCTGATCGACTGCCTCATCGCCGCGCACGCCATACGCGAACAGATTCCAATCCTGCACTCCGACGGCGACTTCGACGCAATTGCGCGGCATACATCACTACAGCTGGATACCTCACCGCGGCCGGACTGA
- a CDS encoding DUF3322 domain-containing protein, with the protein MAEPQKLVLPKDVVARARRTVDRHLKSWLFGASVDALTIRLGSPSEAAVAAQRAVVENWVHAWQDSRLDVRWEERRWPSLGRQLLPVVVTIEGADAIVAAAGETRRWQSLQQRRAQLQALDDGPQWSAVLVETFRYWNSLADNDFDRLLATVRWLRQNPDSGLLIRQLPIPGVDTKWLGTHRTAVTALAVPLGVPEHLGLRERELLRAVVIADPALRRGLPRIFAAPDGELAGLDFAASQVLVVENLQTLEALPDVPGTIAVFGWGDHATAVAGFPWVRNAPRVVYWGDLDTDGFDILARFRAQCPCESLLMDQASVERWRSLVVPHRASGSVDTAWLTERERAALDLLSRDGIRLEQERIPIGAAVELLMAAGSVRPR; encoded by the coding sequence ATGGCTGAGCCACAAAAACTCGTGCTGCCCAAGGACGTCGTGGCGCGGGCACGACGGACGGTGGACCGCCATCTCAAATCGTGGTTGTTCGGTGCTTCCGTCGATGCGTTGACAATAAGACTGGGTAGCCCGAGCGAGGCGGCCGTCGCGGCCCAGCGTGCGGTCGTCGAGAACTGGGTCCATGCCTGGCAAGACTCGCGCCTCGATGTCCGCTGGGAGGAGCGGCGGTGGCCCAGCCTTGGTAGGCAACTGCTACCGGTCGTGGTGACCATCGAGGGTGCGGATGCGATTGTCGCGGCTGCAGGTGAGACCCGACGCTGGCAGTCTCTGCAACAGCGCCGCGCGCAGCTCCAGGCGCTCGATGATGGGCCGCAATGGTCGGCGGTCCTGGTCGAGACGTTCCGGTACTGGAATTCCTTGGCCGACAACGACTTCGACCGGCTCCTGGCTACGGTTCGCTGGTTACGTCAGAATCCGGACTCCGGCCTGCTGATCCGTCAGCTTCCGATTCCCGGTGTCGACACCAAATGGCTGGGTACACACCGCACTGCGGTGACGGCGCTAGCGGTGCCGCTCGGTGTGCCTGAGCATCTGGGACTGCGGGAGCGTGAACTACTGCGGGCGGTTGTCATTGCTGACCCCGCACTGCGGCGAGGTCTTCCACGTATCTTTGCCGCCCCGGATGGTGAGCTGGCGGGGCTTGATTTTGCGGCATCGCAGGTCCTGGTTGTCGAGAACTTGCAGACCCTCGAAGCGCTGCCTGACGTGCCCGGCACGATCGCGGTGTTCGGCTGGGGCGACCATGCCACCGCGGTGGCCGGATTCCCGTGGGTTCGGAATGCGCCGCGTGTCGTGTATTGGGGCGATCTGGACACGGACGGGTTCGACATACTGGCCCGTTTTCGCGCTCAATGTCCTTGCGAGAGCCTGCTGATGGATCAAGCCAGCGTGGAGAGGTGGCGCAGTCTGGTTGTGCCACACCGCGCGAGCGGCTCGGTAGATACGGCGTGGCTGACCGAGAGGGAGCGCGCAGCACTCGATTTGTTGAGTCGCGATGGCATTCGCCTGGAGCAGGAGCGCATTCCGATTGGCGCCGCGGTGGAGTTGTTGATGGCGGCTGGGTCAGTCCGGCCGCGGTGA